One part of the Deltaproteobacteria bacterium genome encodes these proteins:
- a CDS encoding glucose 1-dehydrogenase, with product MLLKDKIAIVTGAGTGMGKAIALRYAREGAHVVLAEINEASGQQAAAEVSAHDRRGLFVKTDLGKTESINAMVAKTMETFGRIDIVMNNAGVTKKLDFFEVTEADWDWIHSVNARGVFFCMQAVAREMVKNKSGKIINIASIAGKGFRGTSNISYAGSKGAVIAMTRIGASQLAKYNINVNSICPGATRTDLYDQIMKEVVQREGITEEQAIARMDASIPLRRSNSGDDIANMAAFLASDEARNITGQSFNVDGGLMWD from the coding sequence ATGTTACTCAAAGATAAAATCGCTATCGTCACCGGCGCGGGGACTGGCATGGGGAAAGCCATTGCACTGCGGTACGCCAGGGAAGGCGCGCATGTCGTGCTGGCGGAAATCAACGAAGCCTCCGGACAGCAAGCGGCGGCGGAGGTCAGCGCTCATGATCGGCGCGGCCTGTTCGTGAAAACCGATCTCGGTAAAACCGAGAGCATCAACGCCATGGTGGCCAAGACTATGGAGACCTTTGGCCGCATCGACATTGTCATGAACAATGCCGGGGTCACCAAGAAACTCGACTTCTTCGAGGTCACGGAAGCCGACTGGGACTGGATTCACTCGGTCAATGCTCGGGGGGTGTTCTTCTGTATGCAAGCCGTCGCGCGCGAGATGGTCAAAAATAAATCCGGCAAGATCATCAACATCGCCTCGATTGCCGGCAAAGGCTTTCGCGGCACCTCGAACATTTCCTACGCCGGCTCCAAAGGTGCGGTCATTGCCATGACCCGTATCGGCGCCTCACAGCTCGCCAAATACAACATCAACGTCAACTCCATTTGTCCTGGCGCCACGCGCACCGACTTGTACGACCAGATCATGAAAGAAGTCGTTCAGCGCGAGGGCATCACCGAAGAACAAGCCATTGCCCGCATGGACGCCTCGATCCCCCTCCGACGCTCGAACTCCGGCGACGACATTGCCAACATGGCGGCTTTTCTCGCTTCTGACGAGGCGCGGAACATTACCGGCCAGTCGTTCAACGTCGATGGTGGCTTGATGTGGGATTAA
- a CDS encoding CoA transferase translates to MPPQMDHVLSDLRVLDLSRALAGPSCTRMLAEMGADVIKVEPAPGGELSRRLSVQPNGRSLYYVQQNLGKKSMCVNLRDPRGLALVTELIPQVDVVVENFRPGVIVEMGLGYERLRELKKDIVLCSISALGQSGPLASKPGYDYIAQAYSGVTSMIGDPNDAPYIPLVGMGDVSTGVHAALAIVSALRYRDRTGEGQHLDIALLDVYYHYHEVNVHVHSVSKGAIQPTRAGRHMTYACPGGVFRGKGGYLVIMSFLHHWKDLCRAMNRLDLVDDPNFSTDVARLQRRDEVVQLIEDWLLTFPDVPSAIAYLEEHQVPVAPVLSIAETVKHPHHRARGTVRTVHDRLQGSFEMPGMPLKFSRFPRDLPLEAATLGQHNEEVLTAYLGRSHDDVQQLRAAGVLVEKEI, encoded by the coding sequence ATGCCCCCGCAAATGGACCACGTTCTGAGTGACCTGCGCGTGCTGGATTTATCGCGCGCCCTAGCCGGACCGAGCTGCACCCGCATGTTGGCGGAAATGGGTGCCGACGTGATTAAAGTGGAGCCGGCACCCGGTGGCGAGTTATCCCGCCGTTTGTCCGTGCAGCCCAATGGGCGCAGTCTCTATTACGTACAACAGAACCTGGGGAAGAAAAGCATGTGCGTCAATTTGCGCGATCCCCGCGGGCTCGCCCTGGTCACGGAACTGATTCCGCAGGTTGACGTCGTTGTAGAAAATTTCAGACCCGGCGTGATTGTAGAGATGGGACTCGGCTATGAACGACTGCGCGAATTAAAGAAGGACATCGTGCTATGTTCGATTTCCGCGCTCGGCCAGAGTGGTCCGCTCGCCAGCAAACCCGGCTACGATTACATCGCTCAGGCCTATTCCGGCGTCACTTCGATGATCGGCGATCCCAACGACGCCCCCTACATTCCGCTGGTGGGCATGGGAGATGTAAGCACGGGAGTGCATGCTGCCTTGGCGATTGTCTCTGCACTCCGGTATCGCGACCGCACCGGCGAGGGGCAGCACTTGGATATCGCGCTTCTCGATGTGTACTACCACTATCATGAGGTCAATGTGCATGTGCACAGCGTCTCGAAAGGTGCCATCCAGCCTACACGCGCAGGGCGGCATATGACCTACGCGTGTCCAGGCGGCGTGTTCCGCGGGAAGGGCGGGTATCTCGTTATCATGTCGTTCTTGCACCATTGGAAGGACTTGTGTCGAGCGATGAACCGCCTCGACCTGGTGGACGATCCGAACTTTTCCACCGACGTCGCACGGCTGCAACGTCGAGACGAAGTCGTTCAGCTCATTGAAGACTGGCTTCTTACTTTCCCGGACGTGCCCAGCGCAATCGCGTATCTGGAAGAGCATCAGGTGCCGGTGGCTCCCGTGCTGTCCATTGCCGAAACCGTCAAGCATCCGCATCACCGCGCGCGCGGCACCGTGCGTACCGTCCACGACCGTCTGCAAGGCTCGTTCGAGATGCCGGGCATGCCACTCAAATTTTCTCGCTTTCCCCGGGATCTTCCCTTGGAGGCAGCCACGCTTGGCCAACATAACGAGGAGGTATTGACCGCCTACCTCGGACGTTCTCACGACGACGTGCAACAACTGCGTGCGGCGGGAGTGTTGGTGGAGAAGGAGATCTAA